A segment of the Spirosoma oryzicola genome:
AGAGGTACACCGCCACAACACCCATACATTTCACCTGCTACAGAAAGGAATCGTTCACATTGACATCGATTTTGAACACTACACGATGGAGTCGCCGTCGGTCATTTACGTTCATCCCGATCAAGTGCATCGCACAACGGCCATTGATCAGGTAACCGTTGTCAGCCTGGCCATTACCAACGAAAACCTAAATCCGGAATACCTGAACCTACTGGAGAACCTCACTCCCGTGAAACCCCTGGCAGTCGCGCCCGACGCGCTGACACTCCTTGACGATGCCGTATCGCTTTGCCTAAATGTGTCCGAACGCCGGGAAAACAGATTACATCACTCCTTGCTGAAAGATGCCTGCAACACCCTGGTTGCCTTGATTCTTTCGGCCTATGTAGAGCAAACAAAATCGACGGGCCGACTTTCACGGTTCGATCTGGTAACCAAAGCCTTTCGGGAACAGCTGGACCGTCATTATGCAACGATTAAACGTCCGGCAGACTACGCCCGGAAACTACACTTGTCAACGCCTTACCTCAACGAATGCGTCAAACACACAACCGGTCAGTCTGTTTCCGGGCATATCCAGCACCGCATTATTCTGGAAGCCAAACGGTTACTGTATCACTCTAATCATTCGGTGAAAGAAATTGCCGCTCAGCTAGGCTATGACGATTACCCGTATTTTTCCCGGCTCTTTGCAAAAGTGACAGGCATGACTGCACT
Coding sequences within it:
- a CDS encoding helix-turn-helix domain-containing protein; this encodes MGKKKTSIPVNTMTDDRDAGIAIEKVVFSRLPPPGSGNTVEANREVHRHNTHTFHLLQKGIVHIDIDFEHYTMESPSVIYVHPDQVHRTTAIDQVTVVSLAITNENLNPEYLNLLENLTPVKPLAVAPDALTLLDDAVSLCLNVSERRENRLHHSLLKDACNTLVALILSAYVEQTKSTGRLSRFDLVTKAFREQLDRHYATIKRPADYARKLHLSTPYLNECVKHTTGQSVSGHIQHRIILEAKRLLYHSNHSVKEIAAQLGYDDYPYFSRLFAKVTGMTALAFRTKNRD